One genomic segment of Homo sapiens chromosome 14, GRCh38.p14 Primary Assembly includes these proteins:
- the CEBPE gene encoding CCAAT/enhancer-binding protein epsilon: MSHGTYYECEPRGGQQPLEFSGGRAGPGELGDMCEHEASIDLSAYIESGEEQLLSDLFAVKPAPEARGLKGPGTPAFPHYLPPDPRPFAYPPHTFGPDRKALGPGIYSSPGSYDPRAVAVKEEPRGPEGSRAASRGSYNPLQYQVAHCGQTAMHLPPTLAAPGQPLRVLKAPLATAAPPCSPLLKAPSPAGPLHKGKKAVNKDSLEYRLRRERNNIAVRKSRDKAKRRILETQQKVLEYMAENERLRSRVEQLTQELDTLRNLFRQIPEAANLIKGVGGCS; the protein is encoded by the exons ATGTCCCACGGGACCTACTACGAGTGTGAGCCCCGGGGTGGCCAGCAGCCACTCGAGTTCTCAGGGGGCCGAGCTGGGCCCGGGGAGCTAGGGGACATGTGTGAGCATGAGGCCTCCATTGACCTCTCCGCCTACATCGAGTCTGGGGAAGAGCAGCTTCTCTCCGATCTCTTTGCCGTGAAGCCAGCGCCTGAGGCCAGAGGCCTCAAGGGCCCCGGAACCCCTGCCTTCCCCCACTACTTGCCGCCTGACCCTCGGCCCTTTGCCTACCCTCCACATACCTTCGGCCCAGACAGGAAGGCGCTGGGGCCTGGCATCTACAGCAGCCCAGGGAGCTACGACCCCAGGGCTGTGGCGGTGAAGGAGGAGCCCCGGGGGCCAGAGGGCAGCCGAGCTGCCAGCCGAGGCAGCTACAATCCCCTGCAGTACCAAGTGGCACACTGTGGGCAGACAGCCATGCACCTGCCCCCAACTCTGGCAGCACCCGGCCAGCCTCTGCGCGTTCTCAAG GCCCCTTTGGCCACTGCCGCACCCCCCTGCAGTCCCCTCCTGAAGGCGCCCTCCCCGGCTGGCCCCTTACACAAGGGCAAGAAGGCAGTGAACAAAGATAGCCTTGAGTACCGGCTGAGGCGGGAGCGCAACAACATCGCCGTGCGCAAGAGCCGAGACAAGGCCAAGAGGCGCATTCTGGAGACGCAGCAGAAGGTGCTGGAGTACATGGCAGAGAACGAGCGCCTCCGCAGCCGCGTGGAGCAGCTCACCCAGGAGCTAGACACCCTCCGCAACCTCTTCCGCCAGATTCCTGAGGCGGCCAACCTCATCAAGGGCGTGGGGGGTTGCAGCTGA
- the CIROP gene encoding ciliated left-right organizer metallopeptidase isoform 2 precursor (isoform 2 precursor is encoded by transcript variant 2), which yields MLLLLLLLLLLPPLVLRVAASRCLHDETQKSVSLLRPPFSQLPSKSRSSSLTLPSSRDPQPLRIQSCYLGDHISDGAWDPEGEGMRGGSRALAAVREATQRIQAVLAVPPVQGPLLLSRDPAQYCHAVWGDPDSPNYHRCSLLNPGYKGESCLGAKIPDTHLRGYALWPEQGPPQLVQPDGPGVQNTDFLLYVRVAHTSKCHQEPSVIAYAACCQLDSEDRPLAGTIVYCAQHLTSPSLSHSDIVMATLHELLHALGFSGQLFKKWRDCPSGFSVRENCSTRQLVTRQDEWGQLLLTTPAVSLSLAKHLGVSGASLGVPLEEEEGLLSSHWEARLLQGSLMTATFDGAQRTRLDPITLAAFKDSGWYQVNHSAAEELLWGQGSGPEFGLVTTCGTGSSDFFCTGSGLGCHYLHLDKGSCSSDPMLEGCRMYKPLANGSECWKKENGFPAGVDNPHGEIYHPQSRCFFANLTSQLLPGDKPRHPSLTPHLKEAELMGRCYLHQCTGRGAYKVQVEGSPWVPCLPGKVIQIPGYYGLLFCPRGRLCQTNEDINAVTSPPVSLSTPDPLFQLSLELAGPPGHSLGKEQQEGLAEAVLEALASKGGTGRCYFHGPSITTSLVFTVHMWKSPGCQGPSVATLHKALTLTLQKKPLEVYHGGANFTTQPSKLLVTSDHNPSMTHLRLSMGLCLMLLILVGVMGTTAYQKRATLPVRPSASYHSPELHSTRVPVRGIREV from the exons atgctgctgctgctgctgctgctgctgctgctgccgccactAGTCCTCAGGGTTGCTGCAAGCCGATGTCTACATGATGAGACACAGAAGTCTGTGAGCCTTCTCAGGCCCCCTTTCTCCCAACTCCCCTCAAAATCTCGCtcttcctccctcaccctccctagCTCCCGTGATCCTCAACCCCTACGAATCCAAAGCTGCTATCTAGGAGATCATATATCAGATGGAGCTTGGGATCCTGAGGGAGAAGGGATGAGAGGGGGATCCCGAGCCCTGGCCGCAGTGAGAGAGGCCACTCAGCGAATCCAGGCTGTTCTAGCAG TCCCTCCAGTGCAAGGACCCCTGCTTCTGAGTCGAGACCCTGCACAGTATTGCCACGCTGTCTGGGGAGACCCAGATAGCCCAAACTACCACAG GTGCAGCCTCTTGAACCCAGGATACAAAGGAGAGAGTTGCCTGGGGGCAAAG ATTCCTGACACCCATCTTCGCGGTTATGCCTTGTGGCCGGAGCAGGGTCCCCCACAACTGGTCCAGCCAGATGGGCCTGGGGTCCAAAACACTGATTTTCTCCTGTATGTGCGAGTTGCTCACACTTCCAAGTGCCACCAAGAG CCCTCTGTCATAGCCTATGCTGCCTGCTGCCAGCTGGACTCAGAAGACAGGCCCCTCGCTGGTACCATTGTCTACTGTGCCCAACATCTcaccagccccagcctcagccacaGTGACATCGTCATG GCCACATTACATGAATTGCTCCATGCCTTGGGTTTCTCTGGACAGCTCTTCAAGAAATGGCGAGACTGCCCCTCAGGATTCAGTG TTAGAGAGAACTGTTCTACAAGGCAACTAGTGACAAGGCAAGATGAGTGGGGACAACTGCTTCTCACCACCCCAGCTGTTAGCCTCAGCCTGGCCAAACACTTGGGAGTGTCGGGGGCTTCCCTGGGTGTTCCCTTGGAAGAAGAG gagggCCTTCTGTCCTCGCACTGGGAGGCCAGACTACTCCAGGGTTCTTTAATGACTGCTACCTTTGATGGAGCCCAGCGCACTCGACTCGACCCAATCACCCTCGCTGCCTTCAAAGACTCAGGCTGGTACCAGGTCAACCACAGCGCTGCAGAGGAGCTGTTGTGGGGCCAGG GATCTGGCCCAGAATTTGGCTTGGTGACCACATGTGGGACTGGCTCCTCAGACTTCTTCTGTACTGGCAG TGGGCTGGGCTGCCACTACCTGCACCTGGACAAGGGAAGCTGCTCCTCAGACCCCATGCTGGAAGGCTGCCGCATGTACAAGCCCTTAGCCAATGGG AGTGAATGCTGGAAGAAGGAAAACGGATTCCCTGCTGGGGTGGATAATCCCCATGGGGAGATCTACCATCCCCAGAGCCGTTGCTTCTTTGCCAACCTCACTTCACAGCTGCTCCCTGGGGATAAGCCCAGGCATCCTTCTCTTACCCCACACCTCAAGGAAGCAGAGCTCATGGGCCGCTGCTACTTACATCAATGCACAGGGAGGGGAGCTTACAAGGTGCAGGTGGAGGGCTCGCCTTGGGTCCCATGCCTTCCTGGAAAGGTTATACAG ATACCTGGGTACTATGGTCTTCTCTTCTGTCCCCGGGGTCGGCTGTGTCAGACTAATGAAGATATCAATGCTGTTACTTCCCCACCTGTGAGTCTTTCAACCCCAGATCCACTATTCCAGCTCTCTTTAGAATTAGCTGGGCCTCCAGGACACTCTCTGGGGAAGGAACAGCAAGAAGGGCTAGCTGAAGCAGTACTGGAGGCTTTGGCGAGCAAAGGCGGCACTGGCAG GTGCTATTTCCATGGCCCATCAATTACCACTAGCTTGGTGTTTACTGTGCATATGTGGAAGTCCCCTGGCTGCCAAGGGCCTTCAGTTGCTACACTGCACAAGGCCCTGACTCTGACTCTCCAGAAAAAACCCCTAGAAGTGTATCATGGAGGAGCCAACTTTACCACACAACCCAGCAA GTTGCTGGTTACTTCAGACCATAATCCCTCCATGACCCACCTAAGGCTGTCCATGGGACTCTGCCTAATGCTGCTAATCCTGGTGGGTGTAATGGGAACCACAGCCTACCAGAAAAGAGCCACTCTTCCTGTGAGACCATCTGCCTCTTACCATTCACCAGAGCTCCACAGCACAAGGGTCCCAGTTAGAGGAATAAGGGAGGTGTGA
- the C14orf119 gene encoding uncharacterized protein C14orf119, with amino-acid sequence MPLESSSSMPLSFPSLLPSVPHNTNPSPPLMSYITSQEMKCILHWFANWSGPQRERFLEDLVAKAVPEKLQPLLDSLEQLSVSGADRPPSIFECQLHLWDQWFRGWAEQERNEFVRQLEFSEPDFVAKFYQAVAATAGKD; translated from the coding sequence ATGCCACTGGAGTCATCCTCTTCAATGCCACTATCCTTCCCATCTCTCTTACCCTCAGTACCACACAATACTAACCCTTCCCCTCCTCTGATGTCTTACATCACCTCCCAGGAGATGAAGTGTATTCTTCACTGGTTTGCCAATTGGTCAGGTCCCCAGCGTGAACGTTTCCTAGAGGACCTGGTAGCTAAGGCAGTGCCAGAAAAATTACAACCACTGCTGGATAGTCTGGAGCAGCTTAGTGTGTCTGGGGCAGACCGACCACCTTCTATCTTTGAGTGCCAGCTACATCTTTGGGATCAGTGGTTTCGAGGCTGGGCTGAGCAGGAGCGCAATGAATTTGTCAGACAGCTGGAGTTCAGTGAGCCAGACTTCGTGGCAAAGTTTTACCAAGCAGTGGCTGCTACAGCTGGTAAGGACTGA
- the CIROP gene encoding ciliated left-right organizer metallopeptidase isoform 1 precursor (isoform 1 precursor is encoded by transcript variant 1), protein MLLLLLLLLLLPPLVLRVAASRCLHDETQKSVSLLRPPFSQLPSKSRSSSLTLPSSRDPQPLRIQSCYLGDHISDGAWDPEGEGMRGGSRALAAVREATQRIQAVLAVQGPLLLSRDPAQYCHAVWGDPDSPNYHRCSLLNPGYKGESCLGAKIPDTHLRGYALWPEQGPPQLVQPDGPGVQNTDFLLYVRVAHTSKCHQETVSLCCPGWSTAAQSQLTAALTSWAQRRGFVMLPRLCLKLLGSSNLPTLASQSIRITGPSVIAYAACCQLDSEDRPLAGTIVYCAQHLTSPSLSHSDIVMATLHELLHALGFSGQLFKKWRDCPSGFSVRENCSTRQLVTRQDEWGQLLLTTPAVSLSLAKHLGVSGASLGVPLEEEEGLLSSHWEARLLQGSLMTATFDGAQRTRLDPITLAAFKDSGWYQVNHSAAEELLWGQGSGPEFGLVTTCGTGSSDFFCTGSGLGCHYLHLDKGSCSSDPMLEGCRMYKPLANGSECWKKENGFPAGVDNPHGEIYHPQSRCFFANLTSQLLPGDKPRHPSLTPHLKEAELMGRCYLHQCTGRGAYKVQVEGSPWVPCLPGKVIQIPGYYGLLFCPRGRLCQTNEDINAVTSPPVSLSTPDPLFQLSLELAGPPGHSLGKEQQEGLAEAVLEALASKGGTGRCYFHGPSITTSLVFTVHMWKSPGCQGPSVATLHKALTLTLQKKPLEVYHGGANFTTQPSKLLVTSDHNPSMTHLRLSMGLCLMLLILVGVMGTTAYQKRATLPVRPSASYHSPELHSTRVPVRGIREV, encoded by the exons atgctgctgctgctgctgctgctgctgctgctgccgccactAGTCCTCAGGGTTGCTGCAAGCCGATGTCTACATGATGAGACACAGAAGTCTGTGAGCCTTCTCAGGCCCCCTTTCTCCCAACTCCCCTCAAAATCTCGCtcttcctccctcaccctccctagCTCCCGTGATCCTCAACCCCTACGAATCCAAAGCTGCTATCTAGGAGATCATATATCAGATGGAGCTTGGGATCCTGAGGGAGAAGGGATGAGAGGGGGATCCCGAGCCCTGGCCGCAGTGAGAGAGGCCACTCAGCGAATCCAGGCTGTTCTAGCAG TGCAAGGACCCCTGCTTCTGAGTCGAGACCCTGCACAGTATTGCCACGCTGTCTGGGGAGACCCAGATAGCCCAAACTACCACAG GTGCAGCCTCTTGAACCCAGGATACAAAGGAGAGAGTTGCCTGGGGGCAAAG ATTCCTGACACCCATCTTCGCGGTTATGCCTTGTGGCCGGAGCAGGGTCCCCCACAACTGGTCCAGCCAGATGGGCCTGGGGTCCAAAACACTGATTTTCTCCTGTATGTGCGAGTTGCTCACACTTCCAAGTGCCACCAAGAG acagtctcactctgttgcccaggctggagtacagcggcccaatcacagctcaccgcagccttgacctcctgggctcag agacggggttttgtcatgttgcccaggctgtgtctcaaactcttgggctcaagcaatctgcccaccttggcttcccaaagtatcaggattacaggc CCCTCTGTCATAGCCTATGCTGCCTGCTGCCAGCTGGACTCAGAAGACAGGCCCCTCGCTGGTACCATTGTCTACTGTGCCCAACATCTcaccagccccagcctcagccacaGTGACATCGTCATG GCCACATTACATGAATTGCTCCATGCCTTGGGTTTCTCTGGACAGCTCTTCAAGAAATGGCGAGACTGCCCCTCAGGATTCAGTG TTAGAGAGAACTGTTCTACAAGGCAACTAGTGACAAGGCAAGATGAGTGGGGACAACTGCTTCTCACCACCCCAGCTGTTAGCCTCAGCCTGGCCAAACACTTGGGAGTGTCGGGGGCTTCCCTGGGTGTTCCCTTGGAAGAAGAG gagggCCTTCTGTCCTCGCACTGGGAGGCCAGACTACTCCAGGGTTCTTTAATGACTGCTACCTTTGATGGAGCCCAGCGCACTCGACTCGACCCAATCACCCTCGCTGCCTTCAAAGACTCAGGCTGGTACCAGGTCAACCACAGCGCTGCAGAGGAGCTGTTGTGGGGCCAGG GATCTGGCCCAGAATTTGGCTTGGTGACCACATGTGGGACTGGCTCCTCAGACTTCTTCTGTACTGGCAG TGGGCTGGGCTGCCACTACCTGCACCTGGACAAGGGAAGCTGCTCCTCAGACCCCATGCTGGAAGGCTGCCGCATGTACAAGCCCTTAGCCAATGGG AGTGAATGCTGGAAGAAGGAAAACGGATTCCCTGCTGGGGTGGATAATCCCCATGGGGAGATCTACCATCCCCAGAGCCGTTGCTTCTTTGCCAACCTCACTTCACAGCTGCTCCCTGGGGATAAGCCCAGGCATCCTTCTCTTACCCCACACCTCAAGGAAGCAGAGCTCATGGGCCGCTGCTACTTACATCAATGCACAGGGAGGGGAGCTTACAAGGTGCAGGTGGAGGGCTCGCCTTGGGTCCCATGCCTTCCTGGAAAGGTTATACAG ATACCTGGGTACTATGGTCTTCTCTTCTGTCCCCGGGGTCGGCTGTGTCAGACTAATGAAGATATCAATGCTGTTACTTCCCCACCTGTGAGTCTTTCAACCCCAGATCCACTATTCCAGCTCTCTTTAGAATTAGCTGGGCCTCCAGGACACTCTCTGGGGAAGGAACAGCAAGAAGGGCTAGCTGAAGCAGTACTGGAGGCTTTGGCGAGCAAAGGCGGCACTGGCAG GTGCTATTTCCATGGCCCATCAATTACCACTAGCTTGGTGTTTACTGTGCATATGTGGAAGTCCCCTGGCTGCCAAGGGCCTTCAGTTGCTACACTGCACAAGGCCCTGACTCTGACTCTCCAGAAAAAACCCCTAGAAGTGTATCATGGAGGAGCCAACTTTACCACACAACCCAGCAA GTTGCTGGTTACTTCAGACCATAATCCCTCCATGACCCACCTAAGGCTGTCCATGGGACTCTGCCTAATGCTGCTAATCCTGGTGGGTGTAATGGGAACCACAGCCTACCAGAAAAGAGCCACTCTTCCTGTGAGACCATCTGCCTCTTACCATTCACCAGAGCTCCACAGCACAAGGGTCCCAGTTAGAGGAATAAGGGAGGTGTGA